CGGAACTCCGATCCCGAACAATCACACCCAGAACAATCTCAAAAGGAGGAAAACCATGAAGAAGGCTCTGTTGGCAGGGCTGGCTCTGGCAGCCATCGCCCTCGGTATCACAGTGCCGGCGGTCGCCGCCACCACCGCCCGCCTGTCACTCGATGTTCAGGAAGGCAACCCCAAGCACATCGCTGCAACGCGCTTTGCCGATGCGGTATCGGAAGCGACGAAGGGTGCGATCAAGATCCGCATCTTCCCGAACAGCCTGCTGGGCGCGGAAGCGGAGTCGGCGGAAGGCATCCGGCTCGGGTCCATCCAGATGGGAATCATCACCAGCTCGGTCTTCACGACCTGGATTCCCCAGGTGCAGGTGCTCGACCTTCCGTTCCTGTTCCGCGACGACCAGCACGCGGTCGCCGCCAACGCGGTGCTGACCAAGGCGTTGGCCGACAGCTTTCGCGAGAAGGGCTTCCATCTGCTGGGCTTTTCGGTCAATGGTGCCCGCCAGCTGATGAGCAAGGACCCGATCGTCACGCCGGCCGATGCGGCCGGAAAGAAGATGCGGGTGATCCAGAGCCCGATCCATGTGGCTCTGTGGAAGGCGGTCGGCGCCAATCCCGTGCCGATCCCGGCGCCGGAGGTGTACAACGGCATGCAGACCGGCGTCGTCGATTTCTTCGACAACACGGCGACCAATTATCTGACCTTCCGCTTCTATGAAGTGGCGCCGAACTACACCAAGCTGAGCCACATCTATGCGATGGGTGCCTGGGTCGTTTCGGAGCCGTGGTGGCAGAAGCTGACGGCGGACCAGCAGGCCGCCATCGAAAAGGC
The Azospirillum sp. TSA2s DNA segment above includes these coding regions:
- a CDS encoding TRAP transporter substrate-binding protein — encoded protein: MKKALLAGLALAAIALGITVPAVAATTARLSLDVQEGNPKHIAATRFADAVSEATKGAIKIRIFPNSLLGAEAESAEGIRLGSIQMGIITSSVFTTWIPQVQVLDLPFLFRDDQHAVAANAVLTKALADSFREKGFHLLGFSVNGARQLMSKDPIVTPADAAGKKMRVIQSPIHVALWKAVGANPVPIPAPEVYNGMQTGVVDFFDNTATNYLTFRFYEVAPNYTKLSHIYAMGAWVVSEPWWQKLTADQQAAIEKAAHDAQADIVPLQAEQDEAALAKTVALGATIHEVKDKAAWRELMKPVWAEFTPTIPGADTLIPAIEAVK